The genomic stretch AAAAGATTCCAAGGAGTACTCTGAAACTTCCCAAAGAGATGAGAGTAAAAATAAATGTGATTAAAGACTTTTTGCATACATGCAGTCTATCATACAAAGTAACAACAAAGTTTCGGGAACCACTAAGAGTCTATAAACTAGGAGGCATAATTACAAGCTTCCTTCACCAACCATCTAATTTGGAGGATATTTGATGATGACTTGAATTTCTTAGTCAGTTTAGTTGATTTTTGTGGGCTGGCCATCAGTACAATGTATCGTTGCTCCCCCGGAATCTAAAAATCTCAAAGGCCAAGGTTATCCAGCTACCTACAGACCTTTAAGTGGTAAAGAGCCTCTTGCATTCAGCAAGGACAATTTGATTGAAGGGAGCTCATTTATTGGCAAATACATCTTTGGAGGCTTCACAACCTAATATAGCAAGAATTGACACAACTTGGTATGTCTCTATGATCAGAACAGAACAAGAAATAAGATCAGTTCACCACTTTCTCATGACCTTCATATCTAGTCCTCTCTTTTCCTACAGCAAAAAACTTCCTATATTTTGAGAGAGTAATGCTGTATACCAAACAAGAGCATGTAAAAGGTATGCATAAAAAATGGTTCCGTGCCATATCATGCCAAGAAAGAAAGACAAGAAATTCGTCTGGGAAAAGTTAATCAAACAAACACTATTTTCAGGTTATGTCCATCAAGCAGAATTTACAGTTTTGACTTCCAAAACTGGTACGAATGCCAATTACCCTTCGACTCGCGAAATAGTATCATGTAACAACATAATAGCATCAAAGTAATTGCTTGCTAGGAAAAAATAACTGAAACACCAAAACCAAAATAATGTGCACGCGGAAAAGACGAAATTTACCTTCTAGAGTCCAAGCGTGTCCATGAGGAGCAACAGAAAGCTTGGATTTAAGCAGTGCGGATGCTGTTGCAGTGTGGTACGGTAACATTGACACCAAGCTAACGCCACTCAACTCCACAGGGGTCCTAGCTCAAATACCGATCGACATATTCAATAATTGTGATCGTAAACCACGAATCAGGTCTATCACACGTTGAATTGCAATAATCGATAAATCACGCATTTAAAACCTGAAAATGCGAGCAGTTAGCGGTGTTCTAGATGATACTCGGAATGGCGATGGAGCAGCCTTGGCTTTTACTCCGGCGGAGATTCTAATGGCGGCGATTCGAGAGGTTTCGGCGGTCAATCGCATGACTGACCTGGCGGCGACGGTGGCCATGGCGGGTGACAGTGAAGTAATCGGAGATGATGCGCAGAAGAGATAATTGGATTTAGGGCTTTGTTGGGGTTCTAGTTCGCTGCAGCCTGCAAGTACTACTGGTCCACATTTTTTCCCATAAAAaatgtgttttattttattttaatctatatatatatatatatatatatatatatatatatatatatatatatatattcatattcaaatcataattaaatttatacAAAAACTCTTATGAAACGGTCTTATCGATCAATTTCGTAGATGAAATATCTTATTTGTTAGATTGTAATCCAAATGAgtgtaatttgaataaaaatgatATAGGAGTCATATCCATCGTATTCCCAGTTTTATTTTACCAATGGTAATTCTTCATCTTGCCTCAATGcctaaaaataaatattcatttCAAGAAAATAGTCAATTCAATTCAATTCAATCTAGAGACGAAAAAGGGGACTAGTGGGGCGAAGATGTTCCGCACATATTTTTGACCGGTTGAGAAATTATCAACATAACTAATCTATTTTAGATGgttaaaaaattttatatgtATTTGGACGTGTTAGACGAGTCGGCCCGCAAGCCACCGCCGCAATGCATCATAAGGTGGGACGGGAACGGTGGGTCAGCCTGTCATTTAGGCTCAACTCACTTATTTTAAAAGGTGAGACGAATGTAGTctattttgacatgtttaatTCACGGCAAATTGATGTAAACTAATGTTAATGCAATTTATCTCTACAAACGTTGATTTATAAGTAAAGGGTGAGATCCAACCCCAAAAATATTGGCTGAAATCCATGTTAAAAATCACAGAATTTTGTGCAATAACACATGGTCCACATCCATGCAACATACTTACCAAAACCCTAATTGGACCCGTTCATTTTTTTCATGTGATACAATATATTGATCGAGTTGAAAATAAGACGTAGCCCTCTTTGGACTATTGGATCTTAGAGGCATCGAATAAATTgcaacatacatacatacatacccATTATTATTATCGAAAAAAGAATTATTGTTACAGTTAATTTCCGGAATTGCTTCTTCTTCGACTCAATCTCCCAACTAGATGTAGAAGAGGAACACAAAGCCCTTGAGAATTTCCATGGCCGTTGTGTGTTCCTAAATCGGACCCGGTAACGACATTCGGTTTATAAATAACACAACGTTGCTCGTTTCCTCCTTTGTCCCTAATTCCGAATCGGAATAGCCGGCCGAGAGACACACTTCGGTCTGGAAAGAAACATGCTGTGGACTACAAACACAAGAGTACAATTTATTTAACTCCATTAACACTAAAAATTCACCATGTGAAATACCAATTTCTACCTTACAATAAAGTCATGAgattattagtatttttttaaGTTAAAGAAATGGTCACGATTTAACTAGATACGAACCTGGTGTCAGAAGAACTATAAGTCATTGTCTCattgatataaaatttttagtattcaatAAATGAAGGAATTTGAATAAGGAGATTTTCAAAAATAGTACGGTCATAATATGGGATAATCACCTGGAAAACATCACTTAAAAAAGAACTAATGAAACTAGCAACTATGTATAAATTCTACTGGTTCACAAAAACTCACGTGAGATAAtctgaattaattttataaaatatatattctattttgatcgtcgataaaaaaaatttatttttcacttGACAAGTAAATCTACAGCTTCCTCAGTCTCAAGATTAGACGATGACAACGAAGAAAAACTAGAGGAGCGGCACTGAACGACAGAGGCACAAGAAAGCAGCGGATTTCGTGGCAACGGCGGCGGCGCCATCAGAGAGGTATATGCCACTCTTATTGTAGAGTTCGTGTTCCCAAGACCAAGCGGCCACCCGTTTGGTATATCATCCCCCTGTAAAGTTAGAGCCGAATAAAACCACCACAGTACCAAAATTTCTGAACTTGAACCCCATTTCTTTAATTATCTTTTAAAATGCAGCCAAATTTCATTTAACAGGAAATTTAAAGAACTTATGAACAATTCATACGAGGAAAAAAGAGGACCAACCAGGGACGTAGCCAGGAATTAAACCGAGATTGGGCTGAATGCTAGTATCGGCGACGGATTTTctaaatccgtcgctaaatttacgACGGTTTgcacaaaaccgtcgctatatagcgacggttttgtgaaAACCGTcgtaaatttagcgacggattcataaaaaccgtcgctaattcgTAGTGggctatgggctaaaatttgtaacagattcaaaaattttagcgacggaagtggtaaaaccgtcgctaatcctAAATTCTAGCCTGGGCTGAAGCCCACCACAGCCTTTAACGTGGCTCCGTCCCTGGGACCAACGTACGTCCATGTCCAGAGTGTTAGTTTTTTACGGAGAGGCTATAGAAAAGGGTTGGGAGGCTTGGTCGATACTGGGTGTGGGGGCACTGCCCCACACCCAATCAACGGTCCAGATCATTTCATGGGggggattttaaaaaaaaaaaaaaaaccaagggccagaaaaattctggcccttggatcTGCCCCTGCAGGCACTAGTGCACGTACATACTTGAAGGACTTGTCTAGTCGCTTCTATAAATAAATCCgggaatatataatttttttatccgTGATTTTTCTGATTTTGagtttttttattgattttttaaaatttgattttcattTACTAATTTTAACTTTCAATTATTTTAGTCAAATTACTGACGTGACATTTGACATACTAACAATTTTTTATATCATGTCAGTATTTTTCGATATCACCataaaattaaaagttaacgtacaaaaacaaaattttggaAATTTATTGGACCAAGACATAAAATTGAACAAGTTATTAGACAAAAAAACTATTCTTCCAAGAGAGTATTAAGATTTTATTTGAACTATTGtggtttatattttaaaataaataaatattcatgGCTCAAGAACTTATATCATTTATAATCGAGTTGAGCCCGAACATTAATCACATATATATTCATTGCTCACGAGTTTATTCGAGTTTTTTTCGAGTTTAAAAGagattaataaatataaattataaatttaaatattcatttaattcattaaaaactaaattatatatttaaagaaaattttattctgataaataaatttaatatatttttaaataatttttataagtaAAGTATAAGAtcgataaatcaaatatcaaaattattttttaatctaAAAAATGATATGTTCACGAGATAATAAGACGAATATTGTAAAGCTCAAGTTTCTTTTATTTATCATAACAAATATAATCAAATGAGTTTTTATCGAATCATTTGTAAAATTATACAAAACTAGTAGGTAGACACATAACTTTGCACCATATGTAATATAgtgaataaatattattaattttaaatgctAGAGATATACGTATTATAATAATTTActtaaaaaataagaaaaattgaaGCGTCCatcaaaaaacaacaaaaacttgTACGAAACGAtctcatgagtcgtattttgtgagacaaattttttatttgggtcatccatgaaaaattattattttgtatgctaagagtattcttttttattgtgaacattagtaagattgatccgtctcacaaataaagattcgtgagatcgtcacAAAAAAAAATCCCATAATATCTTGCTGGATAACTCTGACTTAAATGGACGAATTGAGAAAGCCCTTGTTTGGAGGATAGTGACATTGGACCCATTTTTGCGAATTTCCAATTATATCCCTTGGTTCCACAGGTCAAGACCCCCACGTCTTCCAAGCAGCAGCCTAATCGATTTGTTCCAAAATACAAGCAATTTAATAAACTCATTAATAGATTCAATTCTTAAAATAAGTTATCTACAATTTATGTTactcaaaaaatttaataaatgttaaaaaaaatacacaaaacaaatatttaaaaactaACTGTCACCTTTATTTCatcttttttattataaattaaaaattttaaatattaattattggtCTAAACTAATTAATAAAGCAATAGACCCAAATAACAATTATTTTTTGGGGTTTTGGTGAAGCTTTTTTTCTCATTCCAAAATTGTCCCACGCATTT from Primulina eburnea isolate SZY01 unplaced genomic scaffold, ASM2296580v1 ctg291_ERROPOS245047, whole genome shotgun sequence encodes the following:
- the LOC140820907 gene encoding protein NUCLEAR FUSION DEFECTIVE 6, mitochondrial-like isoform X1; its protein translation is MATVAARSVMRLTAETSRIAAIRISAGVKAKAAPSPFRVSSRTPLTARIFRTPVELSGVSLVSMLPYHTATASALLKSKLSVAPHGHAWTLEGKERTRYEGHEKVVN
- the LOC140820907 gene encoding protein NUCLEAR FUSION DEFECTIVE 6, mitochondrial-like isoform X3: MATVAARSVMRLTAETSRIAAIRISAGVKAKAAPSPFRVSSRTPLTARIFRTPVELSGVSLVSMLPYHTATASALLKSKLSVAPHGHAWTLEDG
- the LOC140820907 gene encoding protein NUCLEAR FUSION DEFECTIVE 6, mitochondrial-like isoform X2 gives rise to the protein MATVAARSVMRLTAETSRIAAIRISAGVKAKAAPSPFRVSSRTPLTARIFRTPVELSGVSLVSMLPYHTATASALLKSKLSVAPHGHAWTLEDCKDDV